Below is a window of Pseudostreptobacillus hongkongensis DNA.
TTCATACAATTCATATAATTTCATAGAAGTATACTTTGATATATCAAAAGTTAATATACCTTTAGAATAATATTCAATATTATCTATAAACTCCTTAACTCCTTCAAAAATTTTCTCTTCATCTAATTTTTTTTGTATAAATTCTGTATCATAATTTCTATCATTAAAATAAAATTGATAGCTATATAAATCTTGATATTCATATTCAGTCAATTTATCAGATTTTTCTACTAAAATTCTAGCTCTATAAGTTAAACTATTACGCGTTATAGCAAAAGCATTTATCCTAGGCATAAAAAATATTAAGGTTAAAAATAATGTAATAACTGAAATGTACACATACTCTTCTATACTTTTAATAACCTGAGCTAAATATAGGATAAATAGAAGAATTCCCATAACTAGTACAAAGTATCTATTTTCTGTTATTCCATAATTATTCATCTGTTCTAATATTATATATATTAAATAACCATTAACAGGTAGCATTATCAAAGGTATAAATTTTTTATTAATCCGGATATTGAATATTAAAACTGCATACCCTATCCATAAAGTTGTATGAACTATATATGAAATTGCATTAAGCCCATTAATTATTAAACTTAAATAAGGTATAGTCATCATAGCTATAACAAAAACAGATAAAATCCTATTTATAAATACATTTTCATATTTTCCTTCATCTTCTTGATAAAGAATAAAAAATATTGTAAATATAATAAGTATAATAGATATAGCTAACCTATCTATATAATATTGAAAGTTTATAATTATATTTATAGTAAATATAAATAATAAGGCAAGTATACTACTTAATATTGCGTATCCTATATATACTA
It encodes the following:
- a CDS encoding DUF4153 domain-containing protein translates to MFKKLNFDILKKHITTIFYMFNMLYFILFWFDSSSFNKHILIFMMGLTFPLVCNRKFNNSWWKVLIASTIAAVASNYLLKKDMFNVIYYKKFVILFSLILLIYLIQELKENRINITRFISKTLVYIGYAILSSILALLFIFTINIIINFQYYIDRLAISIILIIFTIFFILYQEDEGKYENVFINRILSVFVIAMMTIPYLSLIINGLNAISYIVHTTLWIGYAVLIFNIRINKKFIPLIMLPVNGYLIYIILEQMNNYGITENRYFVLVMGILLFILYLAQVIKSIEEYVYISVITLFLTLIFFMPRINAFAITRNSLTYRARILVEKSDKLTEYEYQDLYSYQFYFNDRNYDTEFIQKKLDEEKIFEGVKEFIDNIEYYSKGILTFDISKYTSMKLYELYEDDTDIIIDNQKINIFELFLEHKEEVQKGVLEYKGYTFLIKNAVIEMSENKKYFGNVEFILLGKEK